GGGCAGGCGCTGTTGAACCTGGACTCGCTCACGCCgctgagcgcctcgccggtgcTTGGCACGACAGAGCTGCCCGAGCCGGAagtcggcgcagcgtcacTGGATGAACCGCCTGTGCAAGAAacgagcgtgccggcgcgctcgccggttCTCACCGTGTACCGTACCTACCTGATGGTGCTTACGGTGCTGTGTATCCTTGCTGTCGATTTTCCCGTGTTTCCGCGTGCGTTTGCCAAGTGCGAGTCGTGGGGAACGAGTCTTATGGACCTTGGGGTCGGCTCGTTTGTCGTCTCGCATGGCATCGTGTCGCTGcggacgcagcgccgtctcgacctgcgccgcacggcgcgacgcacgcttCCTCTCCTAGCGCTGGgcctcgtgcgcgtcgcgctggtcAAGCGCACCGAGTATCCGGAGCATGTGAGCGAGTACGGCGTGCACTGGAACTTTTTCCTCACGCTTGGCGTCATGATCCCTGCCCTTGATGTGATCCAGGCTAAGGCGGACGTGCCGTTTGCATTGGCGGGCGTTGGCCTATGTGTCGTGCACGAGGCGTTCTTGTCGTATACCCCCCTCGGGGCTTGGGCGCTGTCCGAGCACCGTGTGCCCACTAGCCTCTTGTCGCTGAACAAGGAAGGCATTGCGAGTCTGCCAGGTACGTACTTTTTTCTCACACAGGTTacgtcgccctcgccctGTGTGGCCTGGACCTCGGCACCttcgtgcgcggcacaaGCTCGAACAAGCGCCGTGCGTTGCTCGTGCGTACAGTCGCGTACTGGGCACTCTATACCGCCACAAcgcagctcggccttgTCGCAAGCCGCCGCCTGGTACGTTTTCCCTTCTGACACAGGCAAACCTTCCCTACATGCTGTGGAATGCAGCATTCAACGCTCTTTTCCTCTTTGGCTTTACCGCACTACACGATACGTTCCAGCatctgcagctcggcagTGCCGATGACGTCCCCCTCCTCTTCCAGCAGATCAATGACCACTCGCTCTGGATTTTCCTGCTGGTACGTCGCATATCTGACCCAGGCAAACATCACAACCGGACTCGTGAACCTCACTATCCctacgatgcgctgcggcacgctcgtcgcaatgctcgtcctcggcgcaTACACGGCGCTGATgctgggcgcggcgcccagtGCGTTGGCGCTTTGGCCATCATCTTAGTCAGCACGTAGTCCTTCCCCTCATGCTCGCCGCCCGGTCGCTGatccgcgcgccgctcagGATGCCGCAGTATATTACGCGCATGGACCTGTTGCGTTCCTACGCAACGGATGCCGACTCGATCCTTGATCGTATCACGAATCAGcccggcgctggcgcatcCGTGCAGGACAAGCGCCGCTCGAAGCTCGACCAGTACAATGCCAAGCTCGCTGCCAAGGCCCAGGAGCAGGGCGTAGGCAGCGTTGAGGAGCTCGCACAGAAGCGCCGTGAGGAGGAGCAGGCACGTGTGaagcaggagcgcgaggcgcgcgcgcgcgcgtacgccgACCAGGTCGCAGCCGAGACCGCCGCCAAGGAGGGCTCGGTGGAagagcgcgacgctgcgaTGCGTGAGCGCCTCCAgatccgccgccgccaggAGGAGGAAAAGAAGCTGAACAGCGACGACCCGGGCATGTCGGGAAGCCCCGTGAAGCCTTTGTCCTCTTTCCTAAACATTGAAAAGATCCAGAGCGAGTCGCCGGACGCAGTGGCAAAGCTCTGGACCGCCTACCACACGATGCGCGACAAGCTCTCGGCTGCGGTCCCCGCGCCAACATACCAGAGCATGGTCGAAACGGGTCGCCGCTATCCCCAGTTTGTGCTGCCCCTGCCCAAGACCGAGACGACGTCCGAGGGCAAGGAAGAGACCGCGTTTGAGATGTTCTTTATGCAGTGGGCGCTGCTTCCCCATCCCCCCGGCGTGCCTAAGACGACACCGCCCCCGTCGGCGGTCCTCTTTACGTCGCTGGCCGAGTACAAACTGCGCCAGGAGTATGCCCAGCCTGCGCTGGTCCTCACGAGCTACACGGACCTGATCGACTCCAAGGACCTGGCCCTGATGCGTGGCGACATCACCGAGGGCCAGGGCACCGATACCGAGCCCGGCAAGCCGGTCATCTCCCAAAAGGAAGCGCAGCTTCTTGCCCTGTGCATGCAGCGTTTCTACAACATCGACTGGACGTCCGAATCGGACGCCgaaggcgagcgcctcaAGGTGCTCCTGCGCACCTTCCACGAGCAGCCCGAGTCATtcaagctcgagcagctgctcgacgcggcatTCAAGATCTGATAGGCATTAGCTTCTAAAGAGTGTGGTGTCTAGTAGGACGGGTTACTGGGCGCGTGCAGCTCATCCATAGATGTGGTGCCACTGCGCTGGGTCGTGGGGAAAAGGGCACGCTGGGGCGACGGGGTATTGCACTCCCAGCGCGAAACGTCGTCGCCTGACGTGCTCGCGGTACGGCTCGAGCTCTGGCGCCGCGAGCAGGAGCCTGGGGGATATCGTCCCAGGGATAGGTCGCGCGTCCGGCGGAAGGACAGGCTCTGAGGGGACGTGACGCCGCTGCTGTGTGGCGACAACAAGGATCCGTTCGGCGAGCATTCTCGAGTTAATGGTGCACACGTGTGCGGGCGCCGTGGGACTTGAGGGAAGCGCGAAGACACGGGTGAttcttcctcttcctcctcaTCGCTCGAAACGTGAAACGTCGGCATCGCGTGGAACGTCGCGCGCTCTTCGTCCAGTTCCGGTGACTTATGCAACAGAAGGAGCTCGGCTGCAAGAACTAGCTCATCGGTCGTGTCCAGCTTCTTGGTGTACGAGCCAGAGTATTGCATGGTAGGTTCGGTGATAAGGAGGGACTGGATGACACTGCCACGGTGCGACGTA
This window of the Malassezia japonica chromosome 4, complete sequence genome carries:
- the GWT1 gene encoding Glucosaminyl phosphatidylinositol (GlcN-PI) nositol acylation protein (TransMembrane:13 (o251-270i282-301o307-325i421-442o448-469i481-498o510-530i537-563o583-600i612-633o639-659i686-706o712-737i); EggNog:ENOG503NUJT; COG:I; BUSCO:EOG09264FWI), producing MASRILPRALNQTRGYASQAAVRPPIQLDGIPGKYASAAYVSALKKGEKTLTKVESELKAFHDALKGDSAEATKLRTFLTNPTISTENREKVLSAIGGKSGTDEITRNLLETLSENGRLSLTEKVIGGFLELTGAHRGEVKIVITSAKPLDKSFASRLESTLKSSKYATTEGAKTTTFEFKVNPALQGGLTVDLGDRTIDLSVASRVNKFNALLHEDADPDVAPPPHSMDTWQAYKAEKEAWVAGQVGSSVLRINTVCATSLASYVLWAVTKQYPLSQQHPIALDFFTLIVPLSLACTLLAEYTAELLGGLAVLIVGLYILRPSLDVPEITADAPEDVYAEDALADETDSPQLSAGDVDVSEHLGQALLNLDSLTPLSASPVLGTTELPEPEVGAASLDEPPVQETSVPARSPVLTVYRTYLMVLTVLCILAVDFPVFPRAFAKCESWGTSLMDLGVGSFVVSHGIVSLRTQRRLDLRRTARRTLPLLALGLVRVALVKRTEYPEHVSEYGVHWNFFLTLGVMIPALDVIQAKADVPFALAGVGLCVVHEAFLSYTPLGAWALSEHRVPTSLLSLNKEGIASLPGYVALALCGLDLGTFVRGTSSNKRRALLVRTVAYWALYTATTQLGLVASRRLANLPYMLWNAAFNALFLFGFTALHDTFQHLQLGSADDVPLLFQQINDHSLWIFLLANITTGLVNLTIPTMRCGTLVAMLVLGAYTALMLGAAPILPLMLAARSLIRAPLRMPQYITRMDLLRSYATDADSILDRITNQPGAGASVQDKRRSKLDQYNAKLAAKAQEQGVGSVEELAQKRREEEQARVKQEREARARAYADQVAAETAAKEGSVEERDAAMRERLQIRRRQEEEKKLNSDDPGMSGSPVKPLSSFLNIEKIQSESPDAVAKLWTAYHTMRDKLSAAVPAPTYQSMVETGRRYPQFVLPLPKTETTSEGKEETAFEMFFMQWALLPHPPGVPKTTPPPSAVLFTSLAEYKLRQEYAQPALVLTSYTDLIDSKDLALMRGDITEGQGTDTEPGKPVISQKEAQLLALCMQRFYNIDWTSESDAEGERLKVLLRTFHEQPESFKLEQLLDAAFKI